The following coding sequences lie in one Monomorium pharaonis isolate MP-MQ-018 chromosome 1, ASM1337386v2, whole genome shotgun sequence genomic window:
- the LOC118645047 gene encoding uncharacterized protein LOC118645047 — MTHFAKECGTEFPNTLTSTTLRKHIATMGITLNLTDTQITDLANFMGHHEKIHKEIYRKPVVVKDITEVSQLLEAAQGIRDSANNLIEESDSEIEYENKDSTNDEIFEETNSLQQSSDNSVSTPVYKKRTKTEMTAIQKKRRSKGKNECIFNQSVDNVV; from the exons ATGACACATTTTGCTAAAGAATGCGGAACTGAATTTCCTAATACATTAACTAGCACTACACTCAGGAAACATATTGCTACTATGGGAATTACTCTTAATTTAACGGATACTCAGATTACAGATCTAGCTAATTTTATGGGCCATCATGAAAAAATACACAAggaaatatatagaaaaccAGTAGTGGTTAAAGATATTACAGAAGTTTCACAACTTCTAGAAGCTGCACAAGGCATTAGAGATTCagcgaataatttaattgaagaaaGCGACAGTGAGAttgaatatgaaaataaagacAGCACAAATGatgaaatatttgaagaaaCTAATTCTTTGCAACAATCGAGCGAca ATTCAGTGTCAACGCCAGTATATAAAAAACGTACAAAAACGGAAATGACAGCGATACAGAAAAAACGCAGATCAAAAGGTAAGAATGAATGTATATTCAATCAATCAGTTGATAATGTTGTTTGA
- the LOC118645040 gene encoding uncharacterized protein LOC118645040 isoform X2, giving the protein MTYFAKEYDLTNFMDYHEKIPKEIYRKSVVVEDITAVSQLLEATQSIRDSANNLIEEGDSEIEYENKDSTSDEIFEETNSLQQSSDNSLLTPVYKKRTKMEMTAIRKKTLIKRRICGLY; this is encoded by the exons ATGACATATTTTGCTAAAGAATACG ATCTGACTAATTTTATGGACTATCATGAAAAAATCCCCAAGGAAATATACAGAAAATCAGTAGTGGTTGAAGATATTACAGCAGTCTCACAACTTCTAGAAGCCACACAAAGCATTAGAGATTCagcgaataatttaattgaagaaGGCGACAGTGAGAttgaatatgaaaataaagacAGCACAAGTGatgaaatatttgaagaaaCTAATTCTTTGCAACAATCGAGTGATA ATTCATTGTTAACGCCAGTGTATAAAAAACGTacaaaaatggaaatgacagcgatacgtaaaaaaacattgatcAAAAG gCGCATTTGCGGTCTTTATTAA
- the LOC118645040 gene encoding uncharacterized protein LOC118645040 isoform X1, with protein MTYFAKEYGTEFSNTLTSTTLRKHIATIRITFNLTDTQITDLTNFMDYHEKIPKEIYRKSVVVEDITAVSQLLEATQSIRDSANNLIEEGDSEIEYENKDSTSDEIFEETNSLQQSSDNSLLTPVYKKRTKMEMTAIRKKTLIKRRICGLY; from the exons ATGACATATTTTGCTAAAGAATACGGTACTGAATTTTCTAATACATTAACTAGCACTACACTCAGGAAACACATTGCTACTATtagaattacttttaatttaacagataCTCAAATTACAGATCTGACTAATTTTATGGACTATCATGAAAAAATCCCCAAGGAAATATACAGAAAATCAGTAGTGGTTGAAGATATTACAGCAGTCTCACAACTTCTAGAAGCCACACAAAGCATTAGAGATTCagcgaataatttaattgaagaaGGCGACAGTGAGAttgaatatgaaaataaagacAGCACAAGTGatgaaatatttgaagaaaCTAATTCTTTGCAACAATCGAGTGATA ATTCATTGTTAACGCCAGTGTATAAAAAACGTacaaaaatggaaatgacagcgatacgtaaaaaaacattgatcAAAAG gCGCATTTGCGGTCTTTATTAA